In Triticum aestivum cultivar Chinese Spring chromosome 5B, IWGSC CS RefSeq v2.1, whole genome shotgun sequence, the following proteins share a genomic window:
- the LOC123112094 gene encoding E3 ubiquitin-protein ligase RNF19B, which produces MDDDFAAAEAEQLEEVLRLSAQSTTMACAVCRLMTVSLEASWKPENCDHVICIDCFAKYTTETVATEMPKCPVASCEYHVDPEIHEFMEVDDDGSLIAIKEIDDGKGKEHPYNGLQESGQGSGRGTMMCAVCRLMIVSLEASWKPENCDHIICITCFARYTTESTATEMPKCPITSCDSLLKPDTPQVINTDDDGDAGSSSSTRVVDKGKQPCNAVLQELGQCSSGTTIANDFYCTICMEEVPAIECFPVDGCTHAFCVSCVRQYIAAKVEENVLPIRCPDPGCKDGTLQPEACRDVIPTPLFQRWGAALCDMALEGIKFYCPFNDCSTLLVDDHQDGDAVIRDVECPHCSRIFCAQCKVPWHDGVDCAEFQRLGKDERGREDLLLRKVAQESKWRRCAKCKMYVERVEGCVYIVCRCGHHFCYLCGSAMVKGNHRCSKCKRTW; this is translated from the exons ATGGATGATGATTTTGCTGCAGCCGAAGCTGAGCAGCTTGAAGAGGTCCTCCGACTCTCGGCTCAGTCCACGACGATGGCATGTGCGGTTTGCAGACTGATGACAGTATCACTGGAAGCATCATGGAAACCTGAGAATTGTGATCATGTCATCTGTATTGACTGCTTCGCCAAATACACAACAGAGACAGTGGCCACAGAGATGCCAAAGTGCCCGGTTGCTTCTTGCGAATATCATGTCGATCCAGAGATACATGAATTTATGGAAGTAGACGATGATGGCAGCCTGATCGCAATCAAAGAGATCGATGATGGCAAAGGGAAGGAACATCCCTATAATGGGCTGCAAGAATCCGGCCAAGGTTCCGGCCGCGGCACGATGATGTGTGCAGTTTGCAGGCTGATGATCGTATCGCTGGAAGCGTCGTGGAAACCTGAAAACTGTGATCATATCATCTGCATCACCTGCTTTGCCAGATACACAACCGAGAGTACGGCCACCGAGATGCCCAAGTGTCCGATTACTTCTTGCGATTCTCTGTTGAAGCCAGACACACCACAAGTGATCAATACGGACGATGATGGTGATGCTGGCAGCTCGTCATCGACCAGAGTGGTAGACAAAGGCAAGCAACCGTGCAACGCCGTGCTGCAAGAGCTCGGCCAATGTTCCAGCGGCACGACGATTGCCAACGACTTCTACTGCACCATCTGCATGGAGGAAGTGCCTGCCATAGAATGCTTCCCGGTGGACGGGTGCACGCACGCGTTCTGCGTCAGCTGCGTGAGGCAGTACATTGCGGCGAAGGTGGAAGAGAACGTGCTGCCCATCAGGTGCCCCGACCCGGGCTGCAAGGACGGCACGCTGCAGCCGGAGGCCTGCCGGGACGTGATCCCGACTCCGCTGTTCCAGCGGTGGGGCGCCGCGCTCTGTGACATGGCGCTCGAGGGGATCAAGTTCTACTGCCCCTTCAACGACTGCTCGACGCTGCTGGTCGACGACCACCAGGACGGGGACGCGGTGATAAGGGACGTGGAGTGCCCCCACTGCTCCCGCATCTTCTGCGCGCAGTGCAAGGTGCCGTGGCACGACGGCGTGGACTGCGCCGAGTTCCAGCGGCTCGGCAAGGACGAGCGCGGGCGGGAGGACCTGCTGCTGAGGAAGGTCGCGCAGGAGAGCAAGTGGCGGAGGTGCGCCAAGTGCAAGATGTACGTCGAGAGGGTGGAAGGCTGCGTGTACATTGTCTGCAG GTGCGGCCACCACTTCTGCTACCTGTGCGGCTCCGCGATGGTGAAGGGCAACCATCGTTGCAGCAAGTGCAAGCGTACGTGGTGA